A single region of the Chelmon rostratus isolate fCheRos1 chromosome 5, fCheRos1.pri, whole genome shotgun sequence genome encodes:
- the LOC121607155 gene encoding putative uncharacterized protein BRD3OS, with protein MSDSDPPAVEEQTAAEEAPGPGRPPLAEKALSEAFSRLRYRDTSLLIWQQQQQELQAGPPSTYLNRSQSAWYSSFGNQAVLVRDKRGLEDTEGRSRICSVM; from the coding sequence ATGTCGGACAGTGATCCGCCGGCTGTAGAggagcagacagctgcagaggaggctcCTGGTCCTGGTCGTCCTCCCCTGGCAGAGAAGGCCCTGTCGGAGGCCTTTTCTCGGTTGCGATATCGGGACACGTCCCTGCTgatctggcagcagcagcagcaggagctacAGGCGGGCCCCCCCTCCACCTACCTGAACCGCAGCCAGTCAGCCTGGTACAGCAGTTTTGGGAACCAGGCCGTACTGGTCCGGGACAAGAGGGGccttgaggacacagagggaCGGTCCAGGATCTGCAGTGTCATGTAG
- the LOC121607020 gene encoding inactive phospholipid phosphatase 7-like isoform X2: MPSSQARCRARERNNVLNRPEFLSLNQPPRREQGTGEGRGGGGPRRASFRQQSQQEDAGLRGSRDSSEGGSAADVGVKETSRWPEQDCMQLNPSFRGIAINSLLAIDISLSKRLGVCVAARGPGAPLRSMVTLLALSGHALPWLCGTLICLWRSNTLAGQEVLVNLLLALILDLMTVAGMQKLVKRRGPWDFPPGFLDYVAMDVYSFPAAHASRAVMVSKFLLNHLVLAVSAPEDPALPVGLPGGRVPGDAG, from the exons ATGCCCAGCAGCCAGGCCCGGTGCCGGGCCAGAGAAAGGAACAACGTCCTGAACCGGCCCGAGTTTCTGTCCCTGAACCAGCCCCCCCGCAGGGAGCAGGGGACAGGGGAGGGCCGGGGGGGCGGCGGTCCAAGGAGAGCCTCATTCAGACAGCAGAGTCAACAGGAGGACGCAGGACTGAG GGGGTCAAGGGACTCCTCAGAAGGGGGCTCAGCGGCTGACGTGGGGGTGAAGGAGACGTCTCGCTGGCCGGAGCAGGACTGTATGCAGCTGAATCCGTCATTTCGAGGCATCGCCATCAACTCTCTGCTGGCCATCGACATCAGCCTGTCAAAGCGCCTGGGGGTGTGCGTGGCGGCCCGCGGCCCCGGGGCCCCGCTGCGTTCCATGGTGACCCTGCTGGCCCTCAGCGGACATGCCCTCCCCTGGCTCTGCGGGACTCTGATCTGTCTGTGGAGGAGCAACACGCTGGCTGGACAGGAAGTCCTCGTCAACCTGCTGCTAG ctctgatcCTGGATCTGATGACAGTCGCTGGGATGCAGAAGTTGGTCAAACGCAGAGGACCGTGGGATTTCCCTCCGGGGTTTCTGGACTACGTTGCCATGGATGTATATTCTTTTCCAGCAGCCCACGCCAGCCGAGCCGTCATGGTTTCCAAGTTCCTGCTGAACCACCTGGTGCTGGCGGTCA